From one Halothece sp. PCC 7418 genomic stretch:
- a CDS encoding zinc ribbon domain-containing protein, translated as MCWKRGKYFSEVEAKGSTQTCPRCSTHVGKDLSVRIHECPQCNLVADRDVAAACVLRSRGIEKINSTVGRIGNQNA; from the coding sequence GTGTGTTGGAAACGAGGAAAGTATTTCTCAGAAGTGGAGGCAAAAGGAAGCACCCAAACTTGTCCAAGATGTAGCACTCATGTTGGGAAAGATCTCAGCGTAAGGATTCATGAATGTCCTCAGTGCAACTTAGTCGCGGATCGGGATGTGGCTGCTGCTTGTGTGCTACGAAGTCGAGGAATCGAAAAGATAAATAGTACCGTCGGACGCATCGGGAATCAAAACGCCTAG
- a CDS encoding glycine zipper family protein, whose amino-acid sequence MSTLPLMAQSTPSESVHSFCQRYAEDYANRHRGEGALEGAARGATGGALFGAILGDTGGGALAGAGLGAVGGGIRQSQSRQALVRQAYDRCIRERQ is encoded by the coding sequence ATGTCAACTTTACCTCTGATGGCTCAATCTACTCCTAGTGAAAGTGTACACAGTTTTTGTCAACGCTATGCAGAAGATTACGCTAATCGACATAGAGGAGAAGGTGCTTTAGAGGGGGCTGCACGAGGGGCTACTGGTGGGGCACTCTTTGGGGCTATTCTTGGTGATACAGGGGGAGGGGCTCTCGCTGGGGCTGGTCTTGGGGCTGTGGGAGGGGGGATTCGCCAATCACAATCAAGGCAAGCCTTGGTCAGACAAGCCTATGACCGTTGTATTCGCGAACGCCAATAA
- a CDS encoding HdeA family protein, which yields MNIQKKSLLLASMTMGILSIGVEAIAQPENEPVSPINLEAITCRDLLLMDGEEEENTILFMHGYMSGEREETMIDIGKLIAVTDQVKNTCIDEPSNELMQVFEQYH from the coding sequence ATGAATATTCAAAAAAAAAGCTTGTTGTTAGCAAGTATGACAATGGGAATCCTAAGTATTGGGGTTGAGGCAATTGCACAACCTGAGAATGAACCTGTTTCACCCATCAATTTGGAAGCAATAACCTGCCGTGACTTATTACTTATGGATGGAGAAGAAGAAGAAAATACAATTCTTTTTATGCACGGTTATATGAGTGGCGAAAGAGAGGAAACAATGATAGATATTGGTAAATTAATAGCGGTCACAGATCAAGTCAAAAATACTTGTATTGACGAGCCGAGTAATGAATTAATGCAAGTTTTTGAACAATATCACTAG
- a CDS encoding type II toxin-antitoxin system RelE/ParE family toxin gives MGYTVKYDAQAVAELKKLPSKLGKRIVNKINWLAENFEKVNLFPLSGDLSRFYKLRVGDYRVIYSLDQNSETIIIEKVGHRREIYNI, from the coding sequence ATGGGTTATACGGTTAAATATGATGCCCAAGCTGTAGCTGAGTTAAAAAAGCTACCATCCAAATTAGGAAAACGAATTGTTAATAAAATTAACTGGTTAGCAGAAAACTTTGAAAAAGTTAACTTATTTCCTTTATCTGGAGATTTATCAAGATTTTATAAATTAAGAGTGGGTGATTATCGGGTAATCTATAGTTTAGATCAAAATTCAGAAACAATTATTATTGAAAAAGTTGGGCATCGTCGAGAAATTTACAACATATAG
- a CDS encoding UPF0175 family protein: MAKVEVELPETAFSALRKAPHEFVQEMRVAAAVKWYELGEISQGKAAEVAGLTRADFINALSRYKVSVFQYTASELTEELKQWQ; this comes from the coding sequence ATGGCAAAAGTTGAAGTAGAGCTACCAGAAACAGCATTTTCAGCCCTTCGCAAAGCCCCCCATGAATTTGTCCAAGAAATGCGAGTGGCTGCCGCTGTTAAGTGGTACGAATTAGGAGAAATTTCTCAAGGAAAAGCAGCTGAGGTTGCTGGTTTAACAAGAGCAGATTTTATCAACGCTTTAAGCCGATACAAAGTTTCAGTTTTTCAATACACTGCATCTGAATTAACTGAGGAGTTAAAGCAGTGGCAATAG
- a CDS encoding RNA-guided endonuclease TnpB family protein, whose translation MLRAIKVRLYPTPSQQSQLNQVMGCARYWWNYALALCKQHYKDTGKGLGRTALNAYLPLLKRQEETAFLKECPAQVLQATTLNLTKAYKNFFEGRARYPRFKSFDQRQSCQFPQHVKIVDNKALRLPKMEGLVKAKIHRLFEDGKLKTVTISRTPTGKYYASLLFETQQEKPTPVTEGKVAGIDLGIKEFALVHDGEKCSKFPNPKHLSKHEKNLKRKQKKLARKQKGSQSRNKARKLVAKVHERVSNTRQDYLHKVSRKIVDNNQVVVVENPSVHLNSIQVLADGRIPRLNIKGMVRNHKLAKAISDVSWGMFVNFLDYKLKEKGGFLVEIDRWFPSSKLCSNCHYELESLDLEVREWTCPKCGTHHDRDENASKNIRAEGIRMLSVSGTGTAAVGGDRSPKLGRKVKFGHSPTNIEAPTCVHRGWGSSQFPH comes from the coding sequence ATGCTACGAGCAATTAAGGTTAGACTATATCCAACACCTTCTCAGCAGTCCCAACTCAATCAAGTGATGGGATGTGCTAGATATTGGTGGAATTATGCACTAGCCTTATGCAAACAGCATTATAAAGATACAGGGAAAGGCTTGGGACGAACGGCTCTCAATGCTTATCTTCCTCTGTTAAAACGTCAAGAAGAGACTGCCTTCTTGAAAGAGTGTCCTGCTCAAGTTTTGCAGGCTACCACCTTGAACCTTACCAAGGCTTACAAGAACTTTTTTGAAGGGCGTGCAAGATACCCGAGATTCAAAAGTTTTGATCAAAGGCAGTCTTGCCAATTCCCTCAGCACGTCAAAATAGTCGATAATAAAGCTCTGAGACTTCCTAAGATGGAAGGACTCGTCAAAGCAAAGATTCATCGACTATTTGAAGATGGGAAGTTAAAGACAGTTACTATTAGTCGGACACCAACTGGAAAGTATTATGCTTCCTTGTTGTTTGAGACTCAACAGGAAAAGCCAACCCCAGTTACAGAAGGTAAGGTAGCGGGAATAGATTTAGGAATTAAAGAGTTTGCCCTTGTTCACGATGGTGAGAAATGCTCTAAGTTTCCTAACCCTAAACATTTATCTAAACATGAGAAAAATCTCAAGCGTAAACAGAAAAAGTTAGCCCGTAAACAAAAGGGTTCTCAATCAAGAAATAAAGCGAGAAAGCTAGTCGCTAAGGTACACGAACGAGTTAGCAATACCCGCCAAGACTATCTGCATAAGGTATCCCGAAAAATTGTGGATAACAATCAGGTAGTCGTAGTGGAGAACCCGTCCGTTCACCTGAATTCAATTCAGGTGCTTGCGGACGGGCGCATTCCGCGTTTGAACATCAAGGGTATGGTCCGTAACCACAAACTAGCCAAAGCCATTTCTGATGTGAGTTGGGGAATGTTTGTTAACTTCTTAGACTATAAGCTCAAAGAAAAAGGTGGATTTCTAGTCGAGATTGACAGATGGTTTCCCAGTTCTAAACTCTGCTCAAACTGTCATTATGAGTTAGAAAGTCTAGACCTAGAAGTAAGGGAATGGACTTGTCCTAAATGCGGAACTCACCATGACCGTGATGAGAACGCATCTAAGAACATTAGAGCAGAAGGAATCAGAATGCTTTCCGTCTCTGGAACGGGGACTGCTGCGGTAGGAGGGGATAGAAGTCCCAAACTTGGTCGTAAGGTCAAGTTTGGGCATTCCCCTACGAATATCGAAGCCCCAACCTGCGTTCATCGAGGTTGGGGTAGTTCACAATTCCCACATTAG
- a CDS encoding DUF3368 domain-containing protein gives MIVLAKRKGLISSVTPRLKTLQDSGLWLSEEVISLLKAQAEE, from the coding sequence ATGATTGTTTTAGCCAAGCGCAAAGGATTAATTTCCTCAGTGACACCCAGATTAAAAACCTTACAAGATTCTGGTTTATGGCTATCGGAAGAAGTGATTAGTTTATTAAAAGCACAAGCTGAGGAATGA
- a CDS encoding type II toxin-antitoxin system VapC family toxin — protein sequence MADILVDSNVILDIFTEDQQWFQWSASQLTKLANQSILVINPIIYAEISIGFDQIEELQAALPKNYFRYDPLPYQAAFLAGKCFLNYRRRGGTKRSPLPDFYIGAHAFVEKMTLLTRDQGRYKTYFPNLNLIAPSTN from the coding sequence ATGGCTGATATTTTAGTGGATAGCAATGTCATTTTAGATATATTTACTGAAGATCAACAATGGTTTCAATGGTCTGCTTCCCAACTAACTAAGCTAGCAAATCAATCAATTTTAGTCATTAATCCCATTATTTATGCAGAAATTTCCATTGGTTTTGATCAAATCGAAGAATTACAAGCGGCACTACCGAAAAATTACTTTCGCTACGATCCTCTTCCCTATCAAGCTGCTTTTTTAGCAGGTAAATGTTTTTTGAATTATCGCCGTCGTGGAGGAACTAAACGTTCCCCCTTACCTGATTTTTATATTGGTGCTCATGCTTTTGTTGAAAAAATGACTCTTTTGACAAGAGATCAGGGTCGATATAAAACATATTTTCCCAACTTGAATTTAATTGCCCCATCAACTAATTAG
- a CDS encoding AbrB/MazE/SpoVT family DNA-binding domain-containing protein produces MSKVTINQQGQIQIPSEIVSQLGLEPGTEVELQVVDNKLEIHKKQKLSLNNVGKELIDTMKGKATSNLTTDEIIEITRN; encoded by the coding sequence ATGTCAAAGGTAACTATCAACCAACAAGGACAAATTCAGATTCCGTCAGAGATTGTTTCTCAATTGGGTTTAGAGCCAGGAACTGAAGTAGAATTACAAGTTGTAGATAATAAATTAGAAATTCATAAAAAACAAAAATTGTCATTGAATAATGTAGGAAAAGAACTCATAGATACCATGAAAGGCAAAGCAACATCTAATCTAACCACTGATGAAATTATAGAAATCACTCGTAATTGA
- a CDS encoding IS200/IS605 family accessory protein TnpB-related protein: MNHSIIRTDSWHLSPTPEQQKYLTLTVQEYRAFCRALVGVVNTHWTAIASAKSRCSVVEKLIHKTRKNPNPKYQYFGKRFYKFPSYLRRAAIEFAIGQVSSFFTRYQRWQSGIRSRKDSKPPKLNGNTGCYPSLYKGQCIRFSECLTVAEIKVWNGSDWVWTKVAISRKRDRHLLDHAEIKSPALIVNEKGCKLSVPFKINPPLSYISPNRREQEGGNCVCAVDIGINTLATASIVYPDGTVTTRKFIHPSVDIDLRPCPNSIRAGKRRRIPRRRDKRLTRIRKKARLTKNLTKGFCSTWYRKARNYNQNIAQQSSKQIVDFAQEHGASVIVFENLKGWRPKGGRKRSTLKQRFHGWLHRALVNLTQEKFVEVGGKVEFVYPRGTSGFAFDGSGKVKRSKKNYSDATFASGKQYNCDLSASYNIGARYWARKLKLTRRNDGKSDDGKSSSSERRTPVTLSVLWKDKEAEGLSSEVSSDVYTPRPTTSRRD, translated from the coding sequence ATGAATCATTCTATCATCCGTACCGATTCTTGGCATTTATCTCCTACTCCTGAACAGCAGAAATATTTAACGCTGACTGTTCAGGAGTACAGAGCATTTTGTCGAGCTTTAGTAGGAGTTGTTAACACCCACTGGACAGCTATTGCTAGTGCTAAGAGTCGCTGTTCAGTAGTAGAAAAACTGATTCATAAAACCCGTAAAAACCCGAATCCAAAATATCAGTATTTTGGGAAAAGATTTTATAAGTTTCCTTCTTACTTAAGACGTGCTGCTATCGAATTTGCTATTGGGCAAGTATCTTCTTTTTTTACTCGATATCAAAGATGGCAGTCTGGAATTAGGAGTAGAAAAGATTCTAAACCTCCGAAGTTAAATGGAAACACAGGTTGTTATCCTTCTCTCTATAAAGGACAGTGTATCAGGTTCTCTGAATGTTTGACCGTCGCTGAAATTAAGGTGTGGAATGGAAGTGATTGGGTATGGACAAAGGTTGCTATTTCTCGAAAAAGAGATAGACATCTTTTAGACCATGCTGAAATTAAATCCCCTGCTTTAATCGTTAATGAGAAAGGATGCAAGCTCAGTGTTCCCTTTAAGATTAATCCCCCCCTCTCTTACATCTCCCCCAATAGGAGAGAACAAGAGGGGGGAAACTGTGTCTGCGCTGTCGATATTGGCATCAATACTCTAGCTACAGCTAGTATTGTTTATCCAGACGGCACTGTAACGACAAGGAAGTTTATTCATCCTAGCGTTGACATAGACCTCCGACCCTGCCCGAATTCGATTCGGGCAGGAAAGCGGAGGCGCATTCCGCGCCGTCGAGATAAACGTTTAACTCGAATTAGAAAGAAAGCGAGGCTTACCAAAAACTTAACTAAAGGATTCTGTTCCACTTGGTATCGAAAAGCTCGAAATTATAACCAAAACATTGCTCAACAATCTTCTAAACAGATTGTGGATTTTGCTCAAGAACATGGTGCATCAGTCATTGTTTTTGAAAACTTAAAAGGATGGCGACCTAAAGGTGGGCGTAAAAGGTCAACCCTAAAACAACGTTTTCACGGCTGGTTACATAGAGCTTTGGTTAATCTTACCCAAGAGAAATTTGTAGAAGTAGGAGGAAAAGTAGAATTTGTCTATCCTCGTGGAACTTCTGGTTTTGCCTTTGATGGTAGTGGAAAGGTTAAACGGAGCAAAAAGAATTACTCAGATGCTACATTTGCTAGCGGTAAACAATATAACTGCGACTTGTCAGCGAGTTATAACATCGGTGCTAGATATTGGGCTAGGAAATTAAAACTTACTCGCAGAAATGACGGTAAGTCGGATGATGGCAAAAGTTCCTCATCTGAACGGAGAACTCCCGTTACCTTATCTGTCCTTTGGAAGGATAAGGAAGCCGAGGGGCTGTCATCTGAGGTTTCCTCAGATGTTTATACGCCCCGTCCGACTACATCCCGAAGGGATTAG
- the tnpA gene encoding IS200/IS605 family transposase: MEDFSTLKTSNHSAYRLQYHIIFTVKYRKKIITKSMLDRLEEIFSDVCGKWRCRLVEFGGEADHVHLLVDAHPAMDLSRFVGNLKTVSSRRMRKENQEYLEQFFWKPYFWNKAYGIISVGGRANLETLLSYIHRTKCPD; the protein is encoded by the coding sequence ATAGAAGATTTTTCAACTCTTAAAACCAGTAACCACAGTGCTTATCGACTTCAATACCATATTATATTTACGGTTAAATACAGGAAGAAAATCATTACTAAATCAATGCTTGATCGGTTAGAAGAGATTTTCTCTGATGTCTGTGGGAAGTGGCGGTGTCGGTTAGTGGAGTTTGGGGGAGAAGCTGACCATGTTCATCTTTTGGTTGATGCACACCCCGCGATGGATTTGTCCCGTTTTGTTGGTAACTTAAAAACTGTATCTTCTAGACGAATGAGAAAGGAAAACCAAGAATACTTAGAACAATTCTTTTGGAAACCATATTTTTGGAATAAGGCTTATGGCATTATCAGTGTCGGTGGGAGAGCCAACTTGGAGACGTTGCTAAGTTATATTCACCGGACAAAATGCCCCGACTAA